A stretch of Pseudomonas sp. CCC3.1 DNA encodes these proteins:
- a CDS encoding ABC transporter substrate-binding protein produces the protein MNNLKKWLGGSLLALGMLSQPVLADTKTTPIHFGDITWESGSLITEVLRILTEKGYGLPTDTLPGSTVSLEAALAKNDIQVIGEEWAGRSPVWIKAQAEGKVYGLGDTVKGASEGWWVPEFVIKGDPEKGIKPLAPDLKSVDDLARYKDVFRDQEDPSRGRFLNSPSGWTSEIVNSQKLKAYGLDKDFVNFRTGSAAALDAEISSSIRRGKPVLFYYWSPTPLIGRYKLIKLEEPAFDAEAWKTLADVNNPNPKGTRSLPAHLAIGVSGPFKAQYPQLVEFYEKVDFPIDLLNQTLAQMSEKRTEPRKAAEAFLREQPQIWHAWVTADAAQKVDAALNAH, from the coding sequence ATGAATAACCTGAAAAAATGGCTCGGTGGCTCGCTACTGGCACTTGGGATGTTGAGCCAGCCAGTGTTGGCCGACACTAAAACTACGCCGATTCACTTTGGTGATATCACTTGGGAAAGCGGCAGCTTGATCACCGAGGTCCTGCGTATCCTGACTGAAAAGGGCTACGGTTTGCCGACCGATACCTTGCCTGGCAGCACCGTCAGCCTTGAGGCCGCGCTGGCCAAAAACGATATTCAAGTGATTGGCGAAGAGTGGGCAGGGCGCAGTCCGGTGTGGATCAAGGCGCAGGCTGAAGGCAAGGTTTATGGGTTGGGCGATACCGTCAAAGGGGCCAGCGAAGGCTGGTGGGTGCCTGAGTTTGTGATCAAGGGCGACCCGGAAAAAGGCATCAAGCCGCTGGCCCCGGACTTGAAGTCGGTCGACGACCTGGCGCGTTACAAGGACGTGTTCCGTGACCAGGAAGACCCGAGCCGCGGGCGTTTTCTGAACAGCCCCAGCGGTTGGACGTCCGAGATTGTTAACAGTCAAAAGCTTAAAGCCTATGGTCTGGACAAGGATTTCGTGAACTTTCGCACCGGCTCAGCCGCCGCGCTGGATGCCGAAATCAGCTCCTCGATTCGTCGTGGCAAGCCGGTGTTGTTCTACTACTGGTCTCCGACCCCGCTGATTGGCCGCTACAAACTGATCAAGCTCGAAGAGCCTGCGTTTGATGCCGAAGCCTGGAAAACCCTGGCTGACGTCAACAACCCGAACCCCAAGGGCACTCGTTCGTTGCCGGCGCACTTGGCAATTGGCGTATCGGGGCCTTTCAAGGCTCAATACCCGCAGTTGGTCGAGTTCTATGAAAAAGTCGATTTCCCTATCGACCTGCTGAATCAGACCTTGGCCCAAATGAGCGAAAAACGCACCGAGCCGCGCAAAGCCGCCGAAGCTTTCTTGCGTGAGCAGCCACAGATCTGGCACGCCTGGGTGACCGCCGATGCAGCGCAAAAGGTCGACGCGGCGCTCAACGCCCATTAA
- a CDS encoding SDR family oxidoreductase — MRSHKTVIVTGASSGLGLAIAKAYLDLGFNVVGNARTLARLQEAAASLGNPANFLLVEGDIAQPQTTARLFERAVEAFGKVDILISNAGIFVPSPVGDYTETQLESIVDTNLKGFFYPAQAAARHMSANGGGHIVAITASIALQPNVKVPALLPVLIKGGLNSAIRGLALELAASQVKVNGVAPGIIATPMHGTDEGTQAFLKTLSPSGRIGTPQDIVDAVLYLTSSTFVSGAIIPVDGGGASGTW; from the coding sequence ATGCGTTCACATAAAACAGTCATCGTCACCGGCGCTTCCAGTGGGCTTGGCCTGGCCATTGCCAAGGCTTATCTGGACCTGGGCTTTAATGTGGTGGGCAACGCCCGGACCCTGGCCCGTTTGCAGGAGGCTGCGGCTTCACTCGGCAATCCGGCGAATTTTCTGTTGGTTGAAGGCGACATCGCCCAGCCGCAAACCACTGCTCGTTTGTTTGAACGCGCCGTGGAAGCCTTTGGCAAGGTCGATATTCTGATCAGCAATGCCGGGATATTCGTACCCAGCCCCGTGGGCGATTACACCGAGACGCAACTGGAATCGATTGTCGACACCAACCTCAAAGGTTTCTTCTACCCGGCGCAAGCAGCCGCCCGACACATGAGCGCCAATGGTGGCGGGCACATCGTTGCCATAACAGCGTCCATTGCCCTGCAACCTAACGTGAAAGTCCCGGCGTTGTTGCCCGTGTTGATCAAGGGCGGCCTCAACAGTGCTATTCGTGGCTTGGCGCTGGAACTGGCGGCTTCCCAGGTAAAGGTCAACGGCGTGGCCCCAGGCATCATTGCGACACCGATGCACGGCACGGATGAGGGCACTCAGGCTTTTCTTAAAACGCTGTCCCCGAGTGGTCGCATCGGCACCCCGCAAGACATCGTCGATGCGGTGCTATACCTGACGTCATCAACGTTTGTCAGTGGTGCAATCATTCCGGTCGATGGCGGTGGCGCCAGCGGCACCTGGTAA
- a CDS encoding glycine betaine/L-proline ABC transporter ATP-binding protein, whose translation MSDGVIHKIEVRNVFKVFGKREKEVLALIKAGQSKEQVLAQTGCVIGINNLSLSIHAGEVFVIMGLSGSGKSTLVRHLNRLIDPTSGQILVDGENILEYDMPTLRQFRRQKISMVFQSFGLLPHRNVLDNVAYGLKVRGESTAQCNERARHWITVVGLQGYEQAFIHQLSGGMRQRVGLARALATDTDIILMDEAFSALDPLIRAEMQDQLLELQRTLQKTIVFITHDLDEALRIGNRIAILKDGQLIQVGSPQEIVQSPADDYVGRFVQRHHARAGH comes from the coding sequence ATGAGTGACGGTGTGATCCACAAGATTGAAGTGCGCAATGTATTCAAGGTGTTCGGCAAGCGTGAAAAAGAAGTGCTGGCGCTGATCAAGGCAGGTCAGAGCAAGGAGCAAGTGCTGGCCCAAACCGGTTGCGTGATCGGGATCAACAACCTGTCGCTGTCGATTCATGCAGGCGAAGTGTTCGTCATCATGGGGCTGTCCGGGTCGGGCAAATCGACGCTGGTACGCCACCTCAATCGGCTGATTGACCCCACCAGCGGCCAGATCCTGGTGGATGGCGAAAACATTCTTGAGTACGACATGCCGACCTTGCGTCAGTTTCGTCGGCAAAAAATCAGCATGGTGTTTCAAAGCTTTGGCCTTTTGCCCCATCGCAACGTACTCGACAACGTGGCGTACGGCCTCAAGGTCCGGGGTGAAAGCACGGCGCAATGCAACGAGCGCGCCCGGCACTGGATCACAGTGGTGGGTTTGCAAGGCTATGAGCAGGCGTTTATTCACCAGCTCTCGGGTGGCATGCGCCAGCGCGTCGGTCTGGCGCGGGCCTTGGCCACCGACACCGACATCATTTTGATGGACGAAGCCTTCAGTGCCCTCGACCCGCTGATCCGCGCCGAGATGCAAGACCAGTTGCTGGAGCTGCAACGCACCCTGCAAAAGACCATCGTGTTTATCACTCATGATCTGGACGAAGCACTGCGCATCGGTAACCGTATTGCGATACTCAAAGACGGGCAGCTCATTCAAGTAGGCAGCCCACAAGAGATCGTGCAGTCTCCGGCGGATGATTATGTGGGCCGCTTCGTTCAGCGCCATCATGCCCGCGCCGGGCACTAA
- a CDS encoding dermonecrotic toxin domain-containing protein: MDSLQQIINEHAALLIGAYQQAVATFWSERREGHKSPFQWLSRALKSGLSSTVANRSRVPELPNEKAVSLAVVSAFPDKDERLKATEETPLHAYLVNIQSTERTGPQRFQLPGALVVTRDMADRSFILSYAPERGVEQFRSMQWLGSSLIPRVRERVAASLFTWTLYEPPGDLFDALALTLLDAQLHTFERLGETAQAEHWSVPRLVRALDDAGARLPLFDAQDRTYLEHVLANLPPWLQQAEPDDQLSYSELLSAQVFWQQKAKGRTFLEGIDALPDYAQQMLTQRLHLDHPEDLLDVTNLQVLELTVENLQLPQFNVARTSLVEFALSYRGGWPVGLIEVQDRQDRPVPGWLTGSYVKNLIDELDISTRYIELIKRLLIDDEAGVVERQALFKSQIGVQLSMLALEKKIKGEAGFTPQGWQIVARLMRPENGLAVGNCNVCVRPLGFHAYEGSAIDLVSDMYVLGPQDLDTGPFILYRPLTTEPLLEFSSWSALLEAIKQPGELQDSVLAWFDDSAHGFYADAGFARPHLEGVLNEGFLALLPRSPASLSTQRIVGDYFEAMYQAHAQALMTLADKQTVSASERRWASIKRYGWSLFNGLTFFISGPLQKAAWIFQALVSLDNGLQARLEGDKDAAMQTLIDLLFNISMALLHEGLTFRATANEKWQLDAPIDEPMFSVYSDKKPEPGVTPDAPALVQKKLPDRQTPQTIAEYSSLDFAWFSSSVRLTPALRAALDAFAVEVDLSQGTRIEEGRLKGLIKLQDQYFVQLDEKTYCVSADADGVVIHKEHDVQTLGPRLKSSASGEWSLDLRLGLRGGGPKKTIQARQAKNAEKVNRLIEQAESIQRDVGRREMAMNILEGILEADTERREAHLDRYEAELAEWRKKVKEILQLMNEAHKVLPIDGHEQNTQNTWVKLALKSLKYQNIVEEYLREITVRNSHPEYESSMKAVLEDVAGGATASYESWVNDLKVAERFEKRLFKNATLEVEALEQVKKRPLANSSPLAEIVNRANNENFDRHWGATYLETLCELLIRRGSENLQPEEQSAFDLFGQGSLVDTAWSQLSLGREPIGNTSEQLDFFDNALQHYDAAEGVCLNLMDLNSEHFRNEYLPSIMQVLKNLREFAENQMASVIIDSESSSSEPEEPRPGPSRKVGPQPSEQGLKKMQRIIKTDKKQMLVGTLRDSSSESADDIVDVIEGVDRLKVHSYRRTQSGEWQQIGSQRPPTLQATHVKTLTKLESDARTLLGQFRNAIASARATAEFARIPVEIQEILEFKAIALETVAAQMDTLIQSTSAHVETLSDERRVAANAMSHNLKEGAARLREEGRNLRISIIKRLPPTGANVEYLKSQGAVEVVRLGPRKHLTKGQRKDYLQEYAVKDLEGKSLWFAHFHYKTLQTPAREFDVAHLKTAEQRTLSEKALYSKAQSSKDYVEVYRAKLNLDVAMRVFLSVE, encoded by the coding sequence ATGGACAGCCTGCAACAGATTATTAATGAACACGCTGCGTTGCTGATCGGGGCTTACCAACAGGCTGTTGCAACGTTCTGGAGTGAGCGCCGAGAAGGCCATAAGAGTCCTTTTCAATGGTTGTCGCGCGCACTGAAATCGGGGTTGAGTTCGACGGTTGCCAATCGTAGCCGTGTGCCTGAGCTACCGAATGAAAAAGCAGTTTCATTAGCCGTAGTGAGTGCATTCCCCGATAAAGACGAACGTTTGAAAGCGACTGAAGAAACGCCCTTGCATGCGTATCTGGTGAATATTCAAAGCACCGAGAGAACCGGGCCGCAGCGCTTTCAATTGCCGGGCGCGCTGGTGGTTACCCGAGACATGGCCGATCGTTCTTTTATCCTCAGCTATGCCCCCGAACGTGGTGTTGAACAGTTTCGATCAATGCAGTGGTTGGGCAGCAGTTTAATCCCCCGCGTCAGGGAGCGAGTCGCAGCGTCCTTGTTTACCTGGACCCTGTATGAGCCGCCGGGTGATCTGTTTGACGCGCTGGCGCTGACGTTGCTCGATGCCCAACTTCACACCTTTGAGCGGCTGGGAGAAACCGCGCAGGCCGAGCACTGGAGCGTACCGCGGCTGGTACGGGCGCTTGATGATGCGGGCGCCCGGTTACCACTCTTTGACGCGCAAGACCGAACTTACCTTGAGCATGTGCTCGCGAATTTGCCGCCGTGGTTGCAGCAGGCAGAACCCGACGATCAGTTGTCCTACAGCGAGTTGTTGTCCGCTCAAGTCTTTTGGCAACAAAAGGCCAAGGGCCGCACGTTTCTTGAGGGGATAGATGCTTTACCCGACTACGCCCAGCAGATGCTGACGCAGCGACTTCACCTGGACCATCCCGAAGATCTGCTCGATGTGACGAACCTGCAGGTCCTCGAACTGACCGTTGAAAACTTGCAGTTGCCGCAATTCAACGTAGCGCGCACCTCGCTGGTTGAATTCGCATTGAGCTATAGAGGTGGCTGGCCAGTCGGTTTGATTGAGGTTCAGGACAGACAGGACAGGCCGGTGCCAGGCTGGCTGACCGGTAGCTACGTTAAAAATCTGATTGATGAACTGGATATAAGCACTCGATACATCGAGCTCATCAAACGTTTATTGATTGACGATGAAGCAGGCGTGGTCGAGCGTCAGGCTTTATTCAAGTCCCAGATCGGCGTGCAGCTGTCGATGCTGGCTCTTGAGAAAAAAATCAAGGGCGAAGCTGGGTTTACCCCGCAGGGCTGGCAAATAGTGGCGCGCCTCATGCGCCCTGAGAACGGGCTTGCCGTGGGCAATTGCAATGTCTGTGTCAGGCCTTTGGGGTTCCATGCGTACGAAGGATCAGCCATTGACCTTGTGAGCGATATGTATGTGCTGGGGCCGCAGGACCTTGATACGGGGCCTTTTATCCTTTACCGGCCGTTAACGACAGAACCTCTGCTTGAATTTTCGAGCTGGTCCGCATTGCTGGAGGCTATTAAGCAGCCTGGTGAGCTTCAGGACAGTGTGCTGGCCTGGTTTGATGACAGCGCACATGGCTTTTATGCCGACGCAGGTTTTGCACGACCGCACCTTGAGGGGGTATTGAACGAAGGGTTTTTGGCGCTGCTGCCCAGAAGCCCGGCAAGTCTGAGTACTCAGCGCATCGTCGGGGATTACTTCGAGGCGATGTATCAGGCCCATGCCCAGGCACTGATGACCTTGGCAGATAAACAAACCGTGTCGGCCTCTGAGCGGCGCTGGGCATCCATCAAGCGTTACGGTTGGAGCCTGTTTAATGGGTTGACCTTTTTTATCAGTGGACCGTTGCAAAAAGCAGCCTGGATTTTTCAGGCACTCGTGAGCCTTGATAATGGTTTGCAGGCCCGACTTGAGGGTGACAAAGACGCAGCCATGCAAACGCTCATCGATTTGTTGTTCAACATCAGCATGGCGCTGTTGCATGAGGGGCTGACTTTTCGCGCCACTGCGAACGAAAAGTGGCAACTCGACGCCCCGATAGATGAGCCAATGTTCTCGGTGTACAGCGATAAAAAACCTGAACCTGGCGTAACTCCGGATGCGCCAGCGCTTGTGCAGAAAAAACTGCCTGATCGTCAAACGCCGCAAACCATTGCCGAATATTCCTCGCTGGATTTCGCCTGGTTCAGTTCGTCAGTGCGATTAACGCCAGCGTTACGGGCAGCACTGGACGCCTTTGCGGTGGAGGTTGATTTGTCTCAAGGCACGCGTATTGAGGAGGGGCGCTTGAAGGGGCTGATCAAACTTCAGGACCAGTACTTTGTGCAGCTGGATGAGAAAACTTATTGCGTCAGCGCGGATGCTGACGGTGTAGTCATACACAAAGAACACGATGTGCAGACCCTGGGGCCGCGTTTGAAAAGCAGCGCGTCAGGTGAGTGGAGCCTTGATTTACGCTTGGGTTTGCGCGGCGGCGGGCCTAAAAAAACGATTCAGGCAAGACAGGCCAAAAATGCCGAAAAGGTCAATCGGTTAATAGAACAAGCCGAAAGCATTCAGCGCGATGTGGGTCGTCGCGAGATGGCCATGAATATCCTGGAAGGCATTCTTGAGGCCGACACTGAACGCCGTGAGGCGCATTTAGATCGGTACGAAGCGGAACTGGCTGAGTGGCGAAAAAAGGTTAAAGAGATTCTGCAGTTAATGAACGAGGCTCATAAAGTGTTACCCATTGATGGGCATGAGCAGAACACCCAAAACACCTGGGTGAAGTTGGCGCTTAAATCATTGAAATATCAAAATATAGTGGAGGAGTACTTACGAGAGATAACGGTCCGTAACTCTCACCCGGAGTATGAATCGTCGATGAAGGCGGTGCTGGAGGACGTGGCAGGCGGAGCAACAGCGTCCTATGAGTCGTGGGTCAACGACTTGAAAGTCGCGGAGCGGTTTGAAAAGCGTCTGTTTAAAAATGCCACTCTGGAAGTTGAAGCGCTAGAGCAGGTTAAAAAGAGGCCGCTGGCTAACAGCAGCCCATTGGCGGAAATAGTCAACAGGGCCAACAATGAGAACTTCGATCGGCATTGGGGGGCCACGTATCTGGAAACGCTGTGCGAGTTATTAATCCGGCGCGGCAGTGAAAATTTGCAGCCCGAGGAGCAATCCGCGTTTGACTTGTTTGGGCAAGGATCGCTGGTCGATACCGCATGGTCCCAATTAAGCCTGGGCCGTGAGCCCATAGGTAATACCTCCGAGCAGCTGGATTTTTTTGATAATGCGTTGCAGCACTATGACGCCGCTGAAGGGGTATGCCTGAATTTAATGGATTTAAATTCCGAGCACTTTCGAAATGAATACCTGCCCTCCATCATGCAGGTGCTCAAGAACCTGCGTGAGTTTGCTGAAAACCAAATGGCATCAGTGATCATCGACTCTGAAAGCTCATCTTCTGAGCCTGAGGAGCCGAGGCCAGGTCCGAGTCGCAAGGTCGGTCCTCAGCCCTCTGAGCAGGGCTTGAAAAAAATGCAGCGCATTATCAAAACGGATAAAAAACAGATGCTGGTCGGCACGCTGCGCGATTCAAGCTCTGAGTCGGCAGACGATATTGTCGATGTGATCGAGGGGGTGGACAGGTTAAAGGTTCACTCCTATCGCAGAACGCAAAGCGGAGAGTGGCAACAGATTGGCAGCCAACGGCCACCGACGTTGCAGGCCACCCACGTCAAGACATTAACCAAGCTTGAAAGTGACGCTCGAACATTGTTGGGGCAATTCAGAAATGCGATTGCCAGTGCCCGGGCAACGGCTGAATTTGCCAGGATTCCAGTCGAAATCCAGGAGATTCTTGAGTTTAAGGCGATTGCACTTGAGACCGTGGCCGCGCAGATGGACACCCTCATCCAGTCCACCAGCGCACACGTTGAGACGCTGAGTGATGAACGCAGAGTGGCCGCCAATGCCATGAGCCATAACCTCAAAGAAGGGGCCGCCAGACTGAGGGAAGAGGGGCGCAACCTTCGTATCAGCATCATCAAGCGCTTGCCACCGACGGGAGCCAATGTCGAATATTTAAAAAGCCAGGGCGCAGTAGAGGTTGTCCGGCTAGGGCCAAGAAAGCACTTAACCAAAGGCCAAAGAAAGGATTATCTTCAGGAATATGCCGTCAAGGACCTGGAGGGGAAGTCGTTGTGGTTTGCTCATTTTCATTACAAAACCCTGCAGACCCCGGCCCGCGAATTTGATGTCGCGCACTTGAAAACGGCCGAGCAACGCACGTTGAGTGAGAAAGCGCTCTATTCCAAGGCGCAAAGTTCCAAGGACTATGTCGAGGTCTATCGCGCCAAGCTGAACCTCGACGTGGCGATGCGGGTGTTCTTGTCGGTTGAATAG
- a CDS encoding phosphate/phosphite/phosphonate ABC transporter substrate-binding protein, which produces MPGRYAELLMYVAPAQVREANEQWLTRILELLQVSRRDAQGLELLTLFRAPALLLSQTCGYPLMTQLRGQVQVVGRPRYEWQDSSAGTHCSVIVSRDTDPRRALVDFKGSRGVINDRHSNSGMNLFRHRLAPLQQAGRFFASVAISGAHQQSLRWVREGWADLASIDSVTFAYLARYAPGDVAGLRIVARTALSPNLPYITALSTGPAGAERIREAMNLALQQLPHVSATLGLQEVLPASEADYQVVLDYQREARAVGYDVLV; this is translated from the coding sequence ATGCCAGGCCGTTACGCAGAATTATTGATGTACGTTGCTCCAGCGCAGGTGCGTGAGGCCAACGAGCAATGGCTGACACGCATTCTTGAATTGCTGCAGGTCAGTCGCCGCGACGCGCAGGGGCTTGAGTTACTGACGCTGTTCCGGGCGCCCGCGTTGCTATTGAGCCAAACCTGCGGCTACCCGCTGATGACTCAGTTGCGCGGGCAGGTGCAGGTGGTGGGCCGCCCCCGTTATGAATGGCAAGACAGCAGCGCGGGGACGCATTGCAGCGTGATCGTCAGCCGTGACACCGACCCGCGCCGGGCGTTGGTGGACTTCAAAGGCAGTCGCGGAGTGATTAACGATCGGCATTCCAACAGCGGCATGAACCTGTTTCGTCATCGGCTGGCGCCCTTGCAGCAGGCAGGGCGATTTTTTGCCTCGGTGGCGATCAGCGGCGCCCATCAACAAAGCCTGCGTTGGGTGCGCGAAGGTTGGGCCGACCTTGCGTCCATCGACAGTGTGACGTTCGCCTATCTGGCGCGGTACGCGCCTGGCGACGTCGCGGGTTTGCGAATTGTGGCGCGTACGGCACTGAGCCCGAACCTGCCTTACATCACCGCGCTCAGTACCGGCCCCGCCGGGGCTGAGCGCATTCGCGAGGCAATGAACCTTGCCTTGCAGCAGTTGCCACACGTAAGCGCCACCCTGGGATTGCAGGAGGTGCTGCCCGCCAGCGAAGCCGATTATCAGGTCGTTCTCGACTATCAGCGTGAGGCCCGCGCGGTAGGTTATGACGTGCTGGTTTAA
- a CDS encoding proline/glycine betaine ABC transporter permease, whose protein sequence is MFPDNLTFSIAGWVNDAVDSLVSNYGDVFRHISDTLLWAIVNLENLLRMTPWWLMLLIVGVIAWHATRKVLSTLLIVGLLFLVGAVGLWDKLMQTLALMMVATLISVLLGIPLGILAARNNRLRSVLMPLLDIMQTMPSFVYLIPVLMLFGLGKVPAIFATVIYAVPPLIRLTDLGLRQVDREVMEAINAFGANPWQQLFGVQLPLALPSIMAGINQTTMMALSMVVIASMIGARGLGEDVLVGIQTLNVGKGLEAGLAIVILAVVIDRITQAYGRPRHGAKDE, encoded by the coding sequence ATGTTTCCTGACAACCTGACGTTTTCCATCGCCGGATGGGTCAATGACGCAGTGGACTCACTGGTCAGCAATTATGGGGATGTGTTTCGGCACATCTCTGACACCTTGCTGTGGGCCATCGTTAACCTCGAAAACCTGCTGCGCATGACCCCGTGGTGGCTGATGCTGCTCATTGTCGGGGTGATCGCCTGGCACGCCACGCGCAAAGTCCTCAGCACCTTGCTGATCGTCGGCCTGCTGTTTCTGGTCGGCGCAGTCGGGCTGTGGGACAAGCTGATGCAAACCCTGGCGCTGATGATGGTGGCCACGCTGATTTCGGTGTTGCTCGGCATTCCGCTGGGCATTCTGGCCGCGCGTAACAACCGCCTGCGCTCGGTGTTGATGCCACTGCTGGACATCATGCAAACCATGCCCAGCTTCGTGTACCTGATTCCCGTATTGATGCTGTTTGGACTGGGCAAAGTCCCGGCGATTTTTGCCACCGTGATTTATGCGGTGCCGCCGCTGATCCGCCTCACCGATCTGGGCTTGCGTCAGGTCGACCGCGAGGTGATGGAGGCGATCAACGCGTTTGGCGCCAACCCTTGGCAGCAACTGTTCGGCGTGCAATTGCCGCTGGCCCTGCCGAGCATCATGGCCGGGATCAACCAGACCACGATGATGGCGTTGTCGATGGTGGTCATCGCCTCGATGATCGGTGCCCGTGGTCTGGGCGAAGACGTGCTGGTGGGCATTCAGACGCTTAACGTTGGCAAAGGGCTGGAAGCCGGGTTGGCCATCGTAATTTTGGCCGTGGTCATCGACCGCATTACCCAAGCCTATGGCCGACCTCGGCATGGGGCAAAAGATGAGTGA
- a CDS encoding 4-oxalocrotonate tautomerase family protein has translation MPYVNIKVTEEGVTAAQKRLLIEGVTELLERVLNKPPSTTYVVIDEVSTDNWGVGGETTTQLRARQKLKT, from the coding sequence ATGCCTTACGTCAACATCAAAGTGACTGAAGAAGGGGTCACCGCCGCGCAAAAACGCCTGCTGATCGAAGGCGTCACCGAGTTACTGGAGCGGGTGCTGAACAAGCCGCCGTCGACCACCTATGTGGTGATTGACGAGGTGTCGACCGATAACTGGGGTGTGGGCGGTGAAACCACGACTCAGTTACGCGCCAGGCAAAAGCTCAAGACGTAG
- a CDS encoding fatty acid desaturase, whose protein sequence is MSHFFDSAQQRDIQALSHTFTGRTQWPTWLLLIAVPGAWFALLLASPLLGAGLTIVLLIPVVVLWMSVQHELLHGHPTRFNGVNKVLGYAPFALWYPYTLYRDSHLQHHRDHDLTIPGIDPESRYLKRADWQRSAKWLRGLLWLNKTVFGRLLVGPPLALLGMAAEELHRLRQGDRQAWLMWLTHGFFTLLMFAFIARYSDVAIWQYVFLVTVPVLSIGMVRSFYEHRPAAQPEQRTVLNEAGWPWTWLFLNLNLHLVHHDLPRLPWFYMPRVYQARREQWQQRSGGYVVHGYGELIRRHAVQAIDSPQHPFT, encoded by the coding sequence ATGTCGCATTTTTTTGATAGCGCCCAGCAACGAGACATTCAGGCCCTGTCTCACACCTTTACCGGTCGTACGCAGTGGCCCACCTGGCTACTCCTGATTGCAGTTCCCGGCGCCTGGTTCGCCTTGCTGCTGGCCAGTCCGCTATTGGGCGCCGGGTTGACCATCGTGCTGCTGATTCCTGTGGTCGTGCTGTGGATGTCCGTTCAGCACGAATTACTGCACGGGCATCCCACGCGCTTCAATGGGGTGAACAAAGTGCTGGGCTACGCCCCGTTCGCGTTGTGGTACCCGTACACGCTGTACCGCGACAGTCACTTGCAGCATCACCGTGACCACGACTTGACCATCCCCGGTATCGACCCCGAAAGCCGCTACCTGAAGCGCGCCGACTGGCAACGCAGTGCCAAGTGGTTGCGCGGCCTGCTCTGGCTCAACAAAACGGTGTTCGGCCGCCTGTTGGTGGGCCCGCCGCTGGCCTTGCTCGGCATGGCCGCAGAAGAATTGCACCGCTTGCGTCAAGGCGATCGCCAGGCCTGGCTGATGTGGCTGACCCACGGCTTTTTCACCTTGCTGATGTTTGCCTTCATTGCGCGTTACAGCGATGTGGCTATTTGGCAATACGTGTTTCTGGTCACTGTCCCGGTGTTATCAATCGGTATGGTCCGCTCCTTCTATGAACACCGTCCCGCTGCCCAGCCAGAACAACGCACGGTGCTCAATGAAGCCGGTTGGCCCTGGACTTGGTTGTTTCTTAATCTGAATTTGCATCTGGTGCACCACGACTTGCCGCGTTTGCCGTGGTTTTACATGCCTAGGGTTTACCAGGCGCGACGTGAGCAATGGCAGCAGCGCAGTGGCGGCTATGTGGTTCACGGCTACGGTGAGTTGATTCGCCGCCACGCCGTGCAGGCCATCGACAGCCCGCAGCACCCGTTTACGTAA
- a CDS encoding LysR family transcriptional regulator — MTRHFDDVQLGSIELFCLAADTGSFTAAANLAGVTPAAVSRSVARLEERLGVRLFVRTTRQMRLTDGGRLYYQQCRQALMQLVDAEREVTGRQSQPSGLLRISVPTPYAHYRLLPKLPAFRRQFPDVQVDVHISNRNIDFADDGFDLAIRGKAPTDSGLIARTLEEAELVVVATPEYLRDAGTPTSLEELARHDCIQYQLPSSGRNLPWAFQRDGQWMELETSGNCACLDDYLGAVTLVKHGAGLMQTYRFTVQQALDSGDLVEVLREFGGTHRPFILLYPHARHVPQRVRAFIDFLIQDREV, encoded by the coding sequence ATGACCCGTCATTTTGATGATGTTCAACTGGGCAGTATTGAGCTGTTTTGCCTGGCTGCCGACACCGGCAGTTTTACTGCGGCGGCCAATCTGGCTGGCGTCACACCGGCTGCGGTAAGCCGCTCGGTGGCCCGCCTGGAAGAGCGCTTAGGGGTTCGATTGTTCGTGCGCACCACCCGCCAGATGCGCCTCACTGATGGCGGACGGCTTTACTACCAGCAATGCCGTCAGGCCCTGATGCAATTGGTGGATGCCGAACGTGAAGTCACGGGCCGGCAAAGCCAGCCTTCTGGCTTGTTACGTATCAGTGTGCCCACGCCTTATGCTCACTACCGGTTGCTGCCAAAGTTGCCCGCGTTTCGTCGGCAATTCCCCGACGTTCAGGTCGATGTACACATCAGCAATCGCAACATCGACTTTGCCGATGACGGTTTTGATCTGGCGATCAGAGGCAAGGCGCCGACCGATTCCGGGCTGATTGCCCGCACGCTGGAAGAGGCTGAACTGGTCGTGGTGGCAACGCCTGAGTACTTGCGCGATGCGGGGACGCCCACCTCGCTTGAGGAACTGGCCCGGCATGACTGCATTCAGTACCAACTCCCCAGTAGCGGGCGCAATCTGCCGTGGGCGTTTCAGCGGGACGGTCAATGGATGGAGCTGGAAACCTCAGGCAACTGCGCCTGCCTGGATGATTACCTGGGCGCGGTAACCCTGGTCAAACATGGCGCAGGCCTGATGCAGACCTACCGTTTCACGGTCCAGCAGGCACTGGACAGCGGCGATTTGGTTGAGGTGTTGCGTGAGTTTGGTGGCACCCATCGCCCGTTTATCCTCCTGTACCCGCACGCGCGCCATGTGCCGCAACGGGTACGGGCGTTTATCGACTTTCTGATTCAGGATCGAGAAGTGTGA